From the Mammaliicoccus sciuri genome, the window AAAGCAGAGGGCGGTCAGTAATCGCCCTTTTTCAAAATGAAGGAGTTATTTTTATGAAACAACAAACTTCAGTACAAGAATTGATTAAACAAAATAACAATAATAAAGGTAAAGTCTTTGCTGATAAAGCTGTTCCCATTATTTTATTGTTAATCGCTTCAGTTTCTGTACTTACAACAATCGGGATATTATTCACGCTTGTCACTGAAACTGCAACATTTTTTACGAGAGTGAATCCATTTGAATTTCTATTTACGAAAGACTGGGCACCATTTTCATCTGATCCTAAATACGGTATTTTCGCACTGATATTAGGGACGTTGAAAGTTACAGCAGTAGCGACAATCTTTGCTGTTCCAGTTGGATTAGGTGCAGCACTATATTTGAGTGAGTATGCATCTGATAGATCAAGAAGAATAATTAAACCAATTCTTGAAATATTAGCAGGTATACCAACAATTGTTTACGGATTTTTCGCGTTAACATTTGTAACACCAATTTTAAGAGGTATATTCCCGGATTTAGGAAGCTTTAACTCTATTAGTCCAGGTTTAGTCGTGGGGGTCATGATTATACCGATGATTACGAGTATGAGTGAAGACGCAATGAGTTCGGTACCTGATTCAATTAAAGAAGGTGCACTAGGATTAGGTACAACAAAGTTTGAACTTGCGACTAAAATCGTATTTCCAGCTGCTTTATCCGGTATTATCGCATCTGTTGTATTAGCGATATCAAGAGCTATCGGTGAAACAATGATCGTATCTTTAGCGGCAGGTAGTACACCAGATTCAAGCTTTAGTTTAATAGGGTCTATTCAGACAATGACAGGATTCATTGTCCAAGTTGCGACTGGTGATGCGACTTACGGATCTGATATTTATTACAGTATTTATGCTGTAGGTTTCACATTATTTATATTCACATTTATTATGAATATCATTTCACAATGGATTACAAAACGATTTAGAGAGGAGTATTAATATGTCAGAAGTTAATTTAGTTGATCAAACCGTCGTTCGTAAAAAGCTACCGACAAGACTAATGAAAAATAAAGTTATTAAATCAATATTTTTCGTTTGTACATTAATTGGCTTAATCGTATTAGCTATTTTGCTATTTGACATATTTAGAAAAGGTATTCCTTATCTAAGTACAGATTTCTTCACAAACTTCTCATCAACATCACCTGAACGTGCAGGTATTAAAGGTGCTTTAATTGGGACACTATGGCTCATGATGACAATAGCACCTATATCTATCATTCTTGGTGTTGGTACAGCGATATATATGGTTGAATATGCAAAAGAAAATTGGTTTACGAAATTTATAAGAGTTAATATTTCAAATTTAGCAGGTGTGCCATCAGTAGTATTTGGTTTATTAGGATTAACTATATTTGTACGCGGTGCAGGTATTGAAAATTTATCTCTAGGTAAGACGGTTATTGCAGCAGCATTAACGATGTCGCTTATGATATTACCAATCATTATTGTAGCAAGTCAGGAAGCAATTAAAGCAGTCCCATCATCTATTAGAGAAGCATCATTAGGATTAGGTGGTACTAAATGGCAAACGATTAAAAACATCGTATTACCAGCTTCAATACCTGGCATTTTAACAGGCACAATTCTTGCACTATCAAGAGCACTTGGAGAAACAGCTCCACTTGTTGTAATCGGTATTCCTGCCATATTGATGAAAACACCTAACAGTATATTTGAATCTTTCCAAGCTTTACCAATGCAAATATACAACTGGGCTAAGTTACCACAAGCAGAATTTCAGTTTGTTTCATCGGCAGCAATTATCGTATTACTCGTAATTTTAATTCTTATGAACTCAATCGCAATCTATATTAGAAATAAATATCAAAGAAAATTATAATAATCAAAATGAAGAGGGGTCATGACTATGACAGACGTAAAATTTAGAGATTTATCTCAAAATATACCTTCAAGTGAAATGACGGCAAATCAACAAATAGCTGTAGAAGATAAAAACATCGTTTATAAAACGAATAATTTAGATTTATGGTATGGAGATTTTCATGCGCTTAAAAATATAAATTTAGATATTGCAGAAAATGAAGTGACTGCAATAATTGGACCATCTGGTTGTGGTAAATCAACTTATATTAAAACATTAAATAGAATGATTGAATTAATTCCAAGTGTTAAAACATCAGGAGAAATCATTTATAGAGATAAAAACATTTTCGACAAAAAATATAGTGTTGAAGAATTAAGAACGAATGTCGGTATGGTGTTCCAAAAACCGAACCCATTCCCAAAATCAATCTATGACAATATTACTTATGGACCTAGAATTCATGGTATTACAGATAAAAAGGTACTAGATGAAATCGTTGAACGTTCATTAAAAGGTGCAGCAATTTGGGATGAATGTAAAGACAGACTAGATAATAATGCCTATGGATTATCTGGTGGGCAACAGCAAAGAATTTGTATAGCGAGATGTTTAGCTATTGAACCAGATGTTATTTTAATGGATGAGCCAACTTCAGCACTAGATCCTATTTCAACGTTAAAAGTAGAAGAACTTGTGCAAGAATTAAAAACTAAATACTCAATCATTATCGTGATACACAACATGCAACAAGCAGCTAGGATTTCTGATAAAACAGCGTTCTTCCTAAACGGTTATGTAAATGAGTTCGATCAAACAGATAAAATCTTCTCTAACCCATCAGATAAGAAGACTGAAGATTATATTTCAGGGAGATTTGGATAATATGGTTATTAGAGAAAAATATGAAGATGAATTAAATTCACTCATTAATGATTTATTTGTGTTGGGTAAAGAAATATACTTTATGATAGAACAATCAATATCTGTATTGAGCGATGAAGATAGAAACAACGCTCGTAATTTAATCAAATACGATAAAAAAATTAACCAAATGGAATATGACATTAATGAAAAAGTAGTTATGCTTATTACAAAGCAACAACCTATAGCGACAGACCTTCGAGTTATGATCTCAGGTTTAAAAATAGCTTCTGAATTAGAGCGAATGGCAGACAATTCTACTAATATTGCTCAAATTAGAAAAAGAGTTAAAATAACAGATTACTTTATACTAACGAGATTAAAAACAATGGGTAAGTTAGCAATGTTAATGTTAAAAGATTTAGAAGTGGCAGTTAATGACAAAGATATCTTGTTGATAAAAGAAATTATCAATCGTGACAATGATATTGATGATTTATATCGTGAGATTAATAACACGACATATTTAATCGATAATGATCCATTCATTTCAGGTCAAGCACATCTTGCTGCAAGATACTTAGAAAGAATAGGAGACCATATCACGAATATCAGTGAAAGTTGCTATTATTATATAACTGGTGAACACTATGAACCTATTGAAAAATAGTACTGGAATTATATAAGCATAGATGGTATTATAATAAGGTCGTATATTAATTGAAATAAGAATAGGAGGGTTCATCATGCGCGTAAATGTAACTTTAGCATGTACAGATTGTGGTGAAAGAAACTACATCTCTAAAAAGAATAAACGTAACAACCCAGAGCGTATTGAAATGAAAAAATATTGTGCTCGTGACGGTAAACACACTCTTCATAGAGAAACAAAATAATAAAACGAATAAAAACACATTCCATTATTCGGAATGTGTTTTTTTTAATACCTTTAAAGGTTCTACGACTACCTATCACAATAATTCTTGTGTTATCATATTATGTGTACCTGATAAAAATTTAATCAATATTTGGAAGTGTTAAATTCATGTCAAACAAGAAAAATTTAAGAAAAGAAATTTTGAATTTAATGAGAAATCAAGACATTTCTCAAAAAGAACAATATGATTTAAATTTAAAAGAACAATTATTTGAACATAACAATTTTAAGCAAGCCAATTCAATTGCTATCGTTATGAGTATGGATCATGAAGTCAATACGATACCTATTATTGAACATCTTTTAAATATAGGTAAGAAAGTATTCGTACCGAGAACCGATTACGATACGAAACAAATGGAATTTCAACGACTACTTGATTTGAATTCCATTGCAATTGATCAAAAAGGTATTAAGTATGTTAATCAAGAAACTGAAATAAGTGATGATATTGACTTAATTATTGTACCTGGTGTTGTATTTAATCAAGATGGATATCGAATAGGCTATGGTGGAGGGTATTATGATAAATATTTATCTCATTATAATGGACATACAATAAGTTTGTTATATCCTTTTCAGATAAGAAACTTTGGAGCTGAATCACACGATATACCAGTTGATGAGATGTTGACACCAAATGATATATATGGAGAAGAATAGATGGATAAAACAAAACAAATGTGGAAGTTGATATATTATTTAGTTTATACAGAAGGTTACAAAATAATATCGATTGATGAAGAAGAAGCAGAAATATGGTTGACTCATGAATCTAAAAAAATTGTCAAAAGGTTTATACATAAGACACCTACACATCAAGAAGTTGATTTTGACTTAGAAAAAATCACTGACCATATAGGTGACTTAATTGATAGTATAGGGTTTAGCTTTGAACAATTAGATGTTTTTTATATTACCGAAAAAGAGATAGACTTCACTGAATTTAATCATACTAAACGACCTAAAATTAGGTATCATGCTTTATATGAGCTTGATGATTTCGAGAAAGTATCTCATCACTTTGTAACGAAACATCAAATTAAACGTAATAGAACAAATCCTGTTACGACATATAAAAACAAATTATTGAATGCGAGCTTTATTGATAGCTTTATGCTTAAGTTTTCACCTGTGACATATTTTTTAGTAGCTGCTAATGTTATTGTTTGGCTGTCTTTAGTTTTAATTTTTAATCATTTTGGTCAAATTAATTTAGTCGATTACGGCGGACTTGTGCATTTCAATGTTGTTCACGGTGAATGGTACCGTTTATTAACGTCCATGTTTATACACGCGAATTTTACACACTTAATGATGAATGTATTTTCGCTTATTATATTCGGTAAACTGATTGAAGGTGCATTAGGGTCCATTAAAATGTTCACCATTTATTTCATATCAGGTCTATTTGCAGGTATTGTATCGCTTAGTATAGATACACAATCTATTTCAATTGGTGCAAGTGGTGCCATTTTTGGATTAATTGGTGCATTTATTGTGTATTTATTTACACGTAAAAATATTAATAAACAATTTGTATTACAAACATTTATAGGTATTGTGATTATTTCGTTATTAGCATTGTTTATTAATAATGTGAACCACTTCGCTCATTTAGGTGGATTTGTTGGCGGGGCAATCTTAATGTTTATCATGTACAAATGGATGGAACATGACAAGTTCAAACTTTATTATATTGCTGCCTTTATAGTGATTATCATCATTTTGATTGTTATTATATTTAACAGACAACAACATTATATATATGATGAATTAACGAAAGATGCTATGAATAACGGTGATTTTGATAGAGCGGAAACAATGGTAAAGCAAATTAAAGAAAAGAACTTCGAGTCGGATGAGACATATATTTTAAGTGGCTTAATTGTATCGAATAATACGTCTTTGAATGAAGCGATTCTAGAATGGGAAAGAGGATTAAAAGTTTTTCCTAATTCAGCTAAATTAAATTACCAATTAGCTTTAGGTTATAGAGCAAAAGATGACTATAATAAAGCAAATAAGTTTATTAATAAGGCGATAAAGCTTGATAAAAAGAATAAACATTATGCAACATTAAAAGATGAAATTGAAGCGTTTAGGAGTTAATTTTATGAATAATTTATACGACGTACAACAATTACTTAAAAAGTTTGGTTATATTATTTATTTTAAAGATGAAGAAGATCAACTAGAAATGATGGAACAAGAAATAAAAGCTATGTATCAATCTATGCTTATTGATAAAGAAACATTTTTACAAGCAAGACTTATTATAAATCAGAGAAGGATTGAGAAAAAATGACACATATTTTATCAGCAGATATTGGTGGTACGACTTGTAAATTAGGTATTTTTGATCGTTCACTAAATATCGAAGAGAAATGGGAAATTTCAACGAATAAAACAGGAGAAGGTATATTAGAGAATATATATGATTCATTCGTTGTACATCTGAATAGAAAAGATATCGATATCAAGAACATTATCGGTATGGGAATCGGTGTACCTGGCCCGATTGATTTTGAAAATGGTATCGTCAACGGTGCTGTGAATTTAAATTGGACTGGTAACATTGAAGTTAGAAAACATATGCAACAATATTTTGATGGACCAATTTACGTAGATAATGATGCGAATGTTGCAACTTTAGGTGAAAAATTTAAAGGTGCTGGCCAAAACGAAAGCGACGTTGTTTGTATGACGCTAGGAACTGGTGTAGGTGGCGGCATTGTTTCAAATGGCGAATTACTTCATGGCCATAATGGTTCAGGCGCTGAAATAGGTCATTTCTTAGTGGATCAAAAGAAAAGATTTCAATGTAATTGTGGTATGAAGGGCTGTCTTGAAACGGTTGCTTCAGCTACAGGTGTCATTAATTTAGTACATCATTATTATCCAAATATCAATATGAAATCAAGTATTCATGACTTAATTACAGGTAAAAATGTAACAGCTAAAGACGTATTTGATGCTGCAAAATCAGGAGATGAATTCAGTTTATTTATCATTGATAAAGTTGCTGGTTACATAGCTTATGCAGCAAGTGTTGTTAGCGTCATGACTAACCCTAAATATATTATAATTGGTGGTGGCGTTAGTAAAGCCGGCGATATTCTTATCCAATTTATTAAGAAGCATTATGAAAAAATGACATTTAAACCTGCACAAGATGGTACAAACATTGTAGTTGCACAATTAGGAAATGACGCAGGTATCATCGGTGCAGCTGGTCTAATTAAGACATATGTAATAGATAAGGAGAATGAATAATGGCAATAGTTGATGTAGTCGTAATACCAGTGGGAACAGAAGGACCTAGTGTGAGTGAATATATTGCAGATATTCAAATAATTCTTGAAAAGCATAAAGAGGCGGGTACAATTGATTATCAATTAACACCAATGAATACACTTATTGAAGGTGATCTTAAAGATTTACTTGAGATTATACAAGAAATTCATGAAAGTCCATTCAATAAAGGATTAGACAGAGTTTGTACAAATATCCGAATTGACGATAGAAGAGATAAATCTAGAAAAATGAACGATAAATTAGATTCTGTTAACAAACATTTGAACAAATAAAAAAAGACGAGTGTAAACTCGTCTTTTCTTTAATGATGTAAAATTGGATAACCGTATGTAAAGATTGTAGCTAATGAGAAGAACCCAAAAGATACTACAGTTATTGCACCAAAAAGAATGCCCAAAATATTTTTGTTTTTGAATGCTGAAATTAAACCAAATATAGCTAGAATAAAAACAGCTAGCATTAATAATGAGAAAATATTAACACCGATATGGATTTTTACTCCAAATAACTCAAATAGTTCCCCTGTGTCGATAAATGGCATTCCAATACCCCCAATACAAATTTCTTTTATTATCATATTAATTGTATAATTAATATGTGGTTTTGTCGAGATACTTTTTAAAAGAGGAGGAAATAAAATGCAAGTACATAGTTTTTCATTAGGAATTGTAGAAACTAATTGTTATATTCTCGAAGGTGAAAACGAATTACTCGTGATAGATCCAGGAGATAATGGCGATTTTTTAAATAAACAAATTAAACAATATCATAAAAAGGTGAGTGCTGTATTATTAACACACGCTCATTTTGATCATATAGGTGCAGTAGATGATGTCGCAAATGAATTTGATGTGAAAGTATATGTGCATCCTGAAGAAAAATCATGGTTAACGGATACAGAGAAAAATGGTTCTAAAAAATTTGCAATGTATCAATTACCACAAGTGGTTCAACATACTGTTCCACAAATAATGGAACCTGGTGAATATGAGATTGGTGAATTTAAATTTGAAGCGATCCATACACCCGGTCATTCACCGGGTAGTTTATCATTTGTATTTGGCGAATTTGCTATAGTAGGTGATACTTTATTTAAAGGTGGAATTGGGAGAACGGATTTATATAAAGGTGATACAAAAACATTATTGAATTCAATTGAAGATAAGTTGTTAGAACTAGATCCAAATACAACTATTTTCCCAGGTCACGGACCGGAGACTACAATAGCAGATGAAGAAATGACAAATCCGTATTTAAATGGATTTAATTAAAAGAAGCATTACACGTTTGTGTAATGCTTCTTTCAGAGTGTCGACAAAGTCTTAGACTTTGCCGGCATTTTTTTATGCGCATGCTTTCCGCGGGCATGTTCTCAGCCTGTAGTCTTCGAATCATGCTGTTCCCGCAGGAGTCAGCGCTAAAAAAATACCAAAAATTAATAATCCATTTTATAATATAGTTGAAATTTTATTTAGGAGTTGATTCTATGTTAAATAAATCCGAGAATAAACGTGACCAATATGAAATGATTTCTGTTTCAGAGTTAGTACCTAAAAATCATTTATTGAGAAAAGTTGATAAAGTATTAGATTTAAACTTCGTTTATGAACTTGTTGAAGATAAATACTGTTTAGATAACGGACGTCCTTCTATTGATCCTGTTATCTTAGTTAAGATCTTACTGATTCAAAGATTATTTGGCATAAAATCAATGAGGCAAACTATTAAAGAAATTGAAACTAACGTAGCTTACCGTTGGTATTTAGGATTTAGCTTTCTTGATAAAGTCCCTCATTATGGTACATTCAGTAAAAATTATACAAGACGCTTCCATGATACTGACCTGTTTGAACAAATATTCGAAAGAATATTAGAAATTGCGATTAAGAATAACTTAATTGACCACTCAACGTTATTCATTGATTCAACACATATCAAAGCTAATGCGAATAAAAATAAATATATTAATCAAGTTGTAAAAAAGGATACATTACATTTCCAAGAAGAACTTAATAATGAAATTAATCAACAGAGGTTAGCGCAAGGAAAAAAGCCCATAAAAAATAAGAAAAAGGAGGAGTTTAAAAATAAGAAAGTCAGTACTACCGATCTAGAAGCTGGTTACTATGTTAAAGGTGAAAGAGAAAAACAATTTGCGTATAGCTTACATAGTTGTGTAGATAAAAATGGTTTTATAATTGATCAACATGTCACACCTGGAAATATACATGATAGTACACAGTTGAAACCTATGGTTGAAAGATTAGAAGAAAAAAATATGTTGCCAATCACACTAGCAGTAGACTCCGGATACAAAACGCCATTCAATGCGCATTATTTACTTGAGAAATCGATTGTACCTGCAATGCCCTATACAAGACCAAAAGGAAAGCCAGGAATATTTAAAACTAAAGATTTTATTTATGATGAATATTACGATAGTTATATATGTCCAAATGATAAACTACTAACTTTTAAAAGAACTATGCCAACAGGGCATAGATTATACAAATCTAATCCTATTATATGTAAATCATGTCCACTACTAAATGAATGTACAGAAAATAGAAGTTTTACTAGAGAAATTCGAAGACATGTATGGCAAGATGATTTAGATATAATCGAAGATTTAAGGTTTGTAGATACAATAAAAAAAGCATATAAACTAAGAAGTCAAACAGTAGAAAGACGCTTTGGTGATGCAAAAGAACAGCATGGTATGAGATGGACTAGATATAGAGGAATTAAAAAAGTTTCCCTGGACACCACGCTTATTTGTGCTGCCATGAATCTTAAAAAGTTGGCAATGTGGCTCGTAAAAGAGCCACAAATAGCCTAGATTAAACGTAGTTTAATCATGATTTTAGTGGAAAATATTAATCCATATAAAAAAACAAACTGAACTTATAAATTTAAGTTCAGTTTGTCCACAGTCTGAAAGAAGCATTACACGTTTGTGTAATGCTTCTTTTAATGATGTGCTCCAAAACTTGGCTCTAATAAGAATGTAGAATAATATGTAAATCCAACAAAACATAATACTAAATAAATTGCGAATATATACATATACATTCTTTCTGTTAATTTTAAGTATCCCAACAATACGAAAAATCCAGTTTGTGCTAAGAAGAAATATGCCATCATGTCCATACCGCCGACATAAAACATCGTAGCAAAAATAGCAGTCCAGAAGCCTAGAGTTTTATAAACTTTATCCATCTTCTTAAGAACCCCCTC encodes:
- the pstC gene encoding phosphate ABC transporter permease subunit PstC, translated to MKQQTSVQELIKQNNNNKGKVFADKAVPIILLLIASVSVLTTIGILFTLVTETATFFTRVNPFEFLFTKDWAPFSSDPKYGIFALILGTLKVTAVATIFAVPVGLGAALYLSEYASDRSRRIIKPILEILAGIPTIVYGFFALTFVTPILRGIFPDLGSFNSISPGLVVGVMIIPMITSMSEDAMSSVPDSIKEGALGLGTTKFELATKIVFPAALSGIIASVVLAISRAIGETMIVSLAAGSTPDSSFSLIGSIQTMTGFIVQVATGDATYGSDIYYSIYAVGFTLFIFTFIMNIISQWITKRFREEY
- the pstA gene encoding phosphate ABC transporter permease PstA, translated to MSEVNLVDQTVVRKKLPTRLMKNKVIKSIFFVCTLIGLIVLAILLFDIFRKGIPYLSTDFFTNFSSTSPERAGIKGALIGTLWLMMTIAPISIILGVGTAIYMVEYAKENWFTKFIRVNISNLAGVPSVVFGLLGLTIFVRGAGIENLSLGKTVIAAALTMSLMILPIIIVASQEAIKAVPSSIREASLGLGGTKWQTIKNIVLPASIPGILTGTILALSRALGETAPLVVIGIPAILMKTPNSIFESFQALPMQIYNWAKLPQAEFQFVSSAAIIVLLVILILMNSIAIYIRNKYQRKL
- the pstB gene encoding phosphate ABC transporter ATP-binding protein PstB gives rise to the protein MTANQQIAVEDKNIVYKTNNLDLWYGDFHALKNINLDIAENEVTAIIGPSGCGKSTYIKTLNRMIELIPSVKTSGEIIYRDKNIFDKKYSVEELRTNVGMVFQKPNPFPKSIYDNITYGPRIHGITDKKVLDEIVERSLKGAAIWDECKDRLDNNAYGLSGGQQQRICIARCLAIEPDVILMDEPTSALDPISTLKVEELVQELKTKYSIIIVIHNMQQAARISDKTAFFLNGYVNEFDQTDKIFSNPSDKKTEDYISGRFG
- the phoU gene encoding phosphate signaling complex protein PhoU — protein: MVIREKYEDELNSLINDLFVLGKEIYFMIEQSISVLSDEDRNNARNLIKYDKKINQMEYDINEKVVMLITKQQPIATDLRVMISGLKIASELERMADNSTNIAQIRKRVKITDYFILTRLKTMGKLAMLMLKDLEVAVNDKDILLIKEIINRDNDIDDLYREINNTTYLIDNDPFISGQAHLAARYLERIGDHITNISESCYYYITGEHYEPIEK
- the rpmG gene encoding 50S ribosomal protein L33, with product MRVNVTLACTDCGERNYISKKNKRNNPERIEMKKYCARDGKHTLHRETK
- a CDS encoding 5-formyltetrahydrofolate cyclo-ligase, with the translated sequence MSNKKNLRKEILNLMRNQDISQKEQYDLNLKEQLFEHNNFKQANSIAIVMSMDHEVNTIPIIEHLLNIGKKVFVPRTDYDTKQMEFQRLLDLNSIAIDQKGIKYVNQETEISDDIDLIIVPGVVFNQDGYRIGYGGGYYDKYLSHYNGHTISLLYPFQIRNFGAESHDIPVDEMLTPNDIYGEE
- a CDS encoding rhomboid family intramembrane serine protease, producing the protein MDKTKQMWKLIYYLVYTEGYKIISIDEEEAEIWLTHESKKIVKRFIHKTPTHQEVDFDLEKITDHIGDLIDSIGFSFEQLDVFYITEKEIDFTEFNHTKRPKIRYHALYELDDFEKVSHHFVTKHQIKRNRTNPVTTYKNKLLNASFIDSFMLKFSPVTYFLVAANVIVWLSLVLIFNHFGQINLVDYGGLVHFNVVHGEWYRLLTSMFIHANFTHLMMNVFSLIIFGKLIEGALGSIKMFTIYFISGLFAGIVSLSIDTQSISIGASGAIFGLIGAFIVYLFTRKNINKQFVLQTFIGIVIISLLALFINNVNHFAHLGGFVGGAILMFIMYKWMEHDKFKLYYIAAFIVIIIILIVIIFNRQQHYIYDELTKDAMNNGDFDRAETMVKQIKEKNFESDETYILSGLIVSNNTSLNEAILEWERGLKVFPNSAKLNYQLALGYRAKDDYNKANKFINKAIKLDKKNKHYATLKDEIEAFRS
- a CDS encoding YqgQ family protein, translated to MNNLYDVQQLLKKFGYIIYFKDEEDQLEMMEQEIKAMYQSMLIDKETFLQARLIINQRRIEKK
- a CDS encoding ROK family glucokinase: MTHILSADIGGTTCKLGIFDRSLNIEEKWEISTNKTGEGILENIYDSFVVHLNRKDIDIKNIIGMGIGVPGPIDFENGIVNGAVNLNWTGNIEVRKHMQQYFDGPIYVDNDANVATLGEKFKGAGQNESDVVCMTLGTGVGGGIVSNGELLHGHNGSGAEIGHFLVDQKKRFQCNCGMKGCLETVASATGVINLVHHYYPNINMKSSIHDLITGKNVTAKDVFDAAKSGDEFSLFIIDKVAGYIAYAASVVSVMTNPKYIIIGGGVSKAGDILIQFIKKHYEKMTFKPAQDGTNIVVAQLGNDAGIIGAAGLIKTYVIDKENE
- a CDS encoding MTH1187 family thiamine-binding protein, coding for MAIVDVVVIPVGTEGPSVSEYIADIQIILEKHKEAGTIDYQLTPMNTLIEGDLKDLLEIIQEIHESPFNKGLDRVCTNIRIDDRRDKSRKMNDKLDSVNKHLNK
- a CDS encoding DUF2759 domain-containing protein — its product is MPFIDTGELFELFGVKIHIGVNIFSLLMLAVFILAIFGLISAFKNKNILGILFGAITVVSFGFFSLATIFTYGYPILHH
- a CDS encoding MBL fold metallo-hydrolase, which gives rise to MQVHSFSLGIVETNCYILEGENELLVIDPGDNGDFLNKQIKQYHKKVSAVLLTHAHFDHIGAVDDVANEFDVKVYVHPEEKSWLTDTEKNGSKKFAMYQLPQVVQHTVPQIMEPGEYEIGEFKFEAIHTPGHSPGSLSFVFGEFAIVGDTLFKGGIGRTDLYKGDTKTLLNSIEDKLLELDPNTTIFPGHGPETTIADEEMTNPYLNGFN
- a CDS encoding IS1182 family transposase, whose product is MLNKSENKRDQYEMISVSELVPKNHLLRKVDKVLDLNFVYELVEDKYCLDNGRPSIDPVILVKILLIQRLFGIKSMRQTIKEIETNVAYRWYLGFSFLDKVPHYGTFSKNYTRRFHDTDLFEQIFERILEIAIKNNLIDHSTLFIDSTHIKANANKNKYINQVVKKDTLHFQEELNNEINQQRLAQGKKPIKNKKKEEFKNKKVSTTDLEAGYYVKGEREKQFAYSLHSCVDKNGFIIDQHVTPGNIHDSTQLKPMVERLEEKNMLPITLAVDSGYKTPFNAHYLLEKSIVPAMPYTRPKGKPGIFKTKDFIYDEYYDSYICPNDKLLTFKRTMPTGHRLYKSNPIICKSCPLLNECTENRSFTREIRRHVWQDDLDIIEDLRFVDTIKKAYKLRSQTVERRFGDAKEQHGMRWTRYRGIKKVSLDTTLICAAMNLKKLAMWLVKEPQIA
- a CDS encoding DUF2626 family protein, coding for MDKVYKTLGFWTAIFATMFYVGGMDMMAYFFLAQTGFFVLLGYLKLTERMYMYIFAIYLVLCFVGFTYYSTFLLEPSFGAHH